Part of the Flavobacterium okayamense genome, TTAAAACGATACAAAACGCAAAATCAAATCTTGAAAAAAACAAAAAAGGTTTTAATGGAGATTTAGAGTTTCATCAAAAAGTTATTAGCTATTTAGAATTTTCAGAATTAATGATTTCAGAAGAATATGCTAAAATTGTAGACATGCAAGAAATTGCTGAGCAATCATATGATTACATGGAAGCTTATATTTTAACTAGAGAAAAAGTTAATGAAAGAATTAAACAAGAACATGACAATTTAATAGAAAGTCAAAAAGAATTTGCAAAAAAATATAAAGTAAATTTGGTTGAAAGTGACGATTCTTCAAAATTTAAAAAGAATATGGAAATTTCTGGAGAAGTTTTTAAATATCAAAGCAATTTATACTTAATATTTTTTAAGTGTAATTATACTGATATGTTACTTAGTCAATCAATACAAAATAACGATTTGGCTGCAATTCAACAAAATTCTAATTCATTACAACAGTATGCAGAAGAAGGATTAGAAAAAATAAAACTTTATAAACCATACAAAGGTGATACAGTCCTTGAAATTGCAACTATTAAAAGTTTAAATAGTTATAAAGATCAAACGGAAAAATACATTCCTCAAATAATTGATTTTTTGACTTACTCTTCAAAATTTGAAGAAATTAAATCTTCGCTTGAAAGAAAGTCTGAAAAAGACAGAACTAAAGAAGATGTTGATCTTTACAACAAAATGGTTAAAGAAGTTAACAAAAAAATTAACGACTACAACAAATTAAACAGCGAAAATGTTAGCTCTAAAAACAAGCAAATCGCTGAATGGAATGTTGCCTCAGAAAAATATATTTCAAGACATGTTCCTAATGATTAATTTAGGAAGTTTTTAAAAATATCATATTTTTGCATCCATTAATAAAAACAATAAAACCATAAATAGAAATGGGAAGAGCGTTTGAGTTTAGAAAAGCACGTAAGATGAAACGTTGGTCAGCCATGGCTAAAACGTTTACAAGAATTGGAAAAGATATTGTAATGGCAGTTAAAGAAGGAGGTCCAAATCCTGAAACTAACTCAAGACTAAGAGCTGTTATTCAAAATGCGAAAGCTGCCAACATGCCAAAGGATAATGTTGAGAGAGCTATTAAAAAAGCATCTGATAAAGATACGGCTAATTTTAAAGAAGTTTTATTTGAAGGATATGCACCTCACGGTATTGCAATTTTAATTGAAACTGCTACTGACAATAATAACAGAACTGTTGCAAATATTAGAAGTTATTTTAATAAATGTAATGGCACTATGGGAACTCAAGGTTCTGTAGAATTTATGTTTGACCATACTTGTAATTTCAGAATTCCTGCTGAAGGCTTAGATGTTGAAGAACTTGAATTAGAAATGATTGATTTTGGTGTGGAAGAAATTTTCGCTGACGAAGACGGAATTGTAATGTATGCACCTTTTGAAAGCTTTGGAACGATTCAAAAAGAATTAGAAAATCGAAATATGGAAATTTTATCTTCAGGTTTTGATAGAATACCTCAAGTGACTAAAGAATTAACTGCTGACCAAGTAGCTGATGTTGAAAAATTATTAGAAAAAATTGAAGAAGATGATGATGTAATGAATGTTTTCCATAACATGCAAGAATCATAATCATTTCAAGATATAAAATAAAAAAGCTCCAAATAATGGAGCTTTTTTTATGTCAGTAAATAAACATATTATTTAATAATTTCAATTTTTTGAGCTTCTTCAACATTAATACTGTCAAAGAATCCTTGATCACTCATCCATTCATCACTATAGATTTTACTCATATAACGAGAACCATGATCAGGAAAAATAATTACAACATTACTTTCAGCGGTAAATTCTCCTTCTTCAGCATATTGCTTTGTAGCTTGAAATGCTGCACCTGAAGTATAACCAACGAATAAACCTTCTGTTTTTGCTATATCTCTTGCTGCATGTGCACTATCTTCATCATTTACTTTGATAAACTTATCAATAATATCAAAATCAGTAGCTGTTGGAATTAAATTCTTACCTAGACCTTCAATTCTGTATGGAAAAATTTCATTGCTATCAAACTCTTTAGTTTCGTGATATTTCTTCAATACAGAACCAAAAGCATCAACTCCTAAAATTTTAATATTAGGGTTCATTTCTTTTAAAAACTTAGCAGTACCAGAAATTGTTCCACCAGTTCCACTACAAGCAACCAAATGAGTGATTTTTCCGTTAGTTTGTTCCCAAATTTCTGGACCTGTAGTTTTGTAATGAGCCTCAATATTTAACTCGTTAAAATATTGATTAATATATACAGAACCTTTAGTTTCTTCATGAAGTCTTTTAGCAACATTGTAATATGAACGTTCGTCATCTGCCGAAACGTGAGCGGGACAAACATAAACTTTTGCGCCCATTGCTCTTAACATATCTATTTTATCTTTTGAAGATTTTGAACTAACCGCTAAAATACAATCGTAACCCTTAATAATACTTACCATTGCAAGACTAAAACCAGTATTACCTGAAGTTGTTTCGATAATTGTATCACCTGGTTTTAAAATTCCTCTTCTTTCGGCTTCTTCAATAATATATAAAGCTATTCTATCTTTAGTAGAATGTCCTGGATTAAAAGCTTCAACTTTAGCATAAAAATTACCTTGCATATTTTCGGTAATTTTAGATAGTTTTAAAATTGGAGTATTACCAATTAATTCCAGTACATTGTTATAGGCTTTTATTTCTTCTTTCATAAAATCTATATTAATTTGCGAAGTGTTTAAACAATTTTTTTAAAACACCAAAACCTTGCAAATTTAACAAAAAAAGTTAAACTATTCCTTAATTTTTTCTAAATCTAATAAAAAGGCAAATTCTTTCGCAACTTCTTTTAATGCTTCAAATCTACCTGATGCGCCACCATGTCCTGCATCCATATTAGTATCAAGGAATAACAGATTATTATCAGTTTTTAACTCCCTTAATTTAGCAACCCATTTTGCAGGTTCCCAATATTGAACTTGTGAATCGTGAAGTCCTGTGGAAACATACATATTTGGATAATTTTGTGATTTTACATTGTCATATGGCGAATATGAAAGCATGTAATCATAATATTCTTTTTGATTAGGATTTCCCCATTCATCATATTCACCAGTTGTTAATGGAATAGAATCATCTAACATTGTAGTTACTACATCAACAAAAGGAACTTGAGCAATAACACCATTATAGATTTCAGGATTCATATTAACAATTGCTCCCATTAATAAACCTCCAGCAGAGCCTCCTTCAGCATATAAATGATCTTTTGAAGTGTAGCCTTCTTTTATCAAAAACTTCGAACAGTCAATAAAATCGGTAAAAGTGTTAATCTTTTTCAAAAGTTTTCCATCTTCATACCATTGGCGTCCAAGATCTTCTCCTCCTCTAATATGTGCTATTACAAAAATAAATCCTCTATCTAGTAAACTTAATCGCGTAGTTGAAAACCAAGGATCCATAGACGAACCATAAGAACCATAAGCGTATTGTAATAATGGATTATTTCCATCCAACTTAATTCCTTTTCTATACACCATGGAGATTGGAACTTTAGTTCCATCATTAGCTGTTGCCCAAACACGCTTTTCTTCGTAGTTATCTTTATTGAACTTTCCACCTAAAACTTCTTGTTCCTTTAAAACTGTTTTTCCTTTAGTTTTCATGTTAAAATCAATAACCGAAGAAGGTGTTTTTAACGATTGATAACCAAAACGAAGAATGTCCGTATCAAAATCAGGATTTGTAGTTGTATACGCTGTGTAGGTTTCGCTTTCAAAAGGTAAATAATAAGCCTCTCCTCCATTCCATGGACGAATTTGAATTTTATTCAATCCGTTTGAACGCTCTTCAACTACTAAATAATCTTTAAAAATATCAATTCCCTCTAATAATACATCACCTCTGTGTGGAATTAAATCTATCCAATTTTCTGATGAAGTTTTAGTTTCTGGAGTTTTCATCAATTTAAAATTAGTAGCTTTATCTTTATTGGTCAACACATAAAAACTATCACCATAATGAGAAATAGAATATTCTAAACCTCGTTCTCTTTTCGAGAAAATTCTAAAATTACCTGTTGGATTATTAGCTTCTAAAATTTGGAACTCAGAAGTCATCGTACTCGTAGATCCAATTACTAAATATTTTTTTGATTTTTCTTTGTAAACAAAAGTGTAAAAAGTATCGTCTTTTTCATGAAAAACTAAGGCGTCACTTTTAACATCTGAATTCAATTCATGTCTATAAATTTTATCAGAACGTAATGTTTGCGGATCTTTTTTAGTATAAAAGAAAGTTTTGTTATCACTTGCCCAAGAGGTTCCACCCGTTGCATTCTCTATTTTCTCAGGAAGAATTTCGCCTGTTACTAAATTTTTAACTTGAATTGTATATTGACGACGAGAAACCGTATCGACACCAAAAGTAACCCAATTATTATCCTCACTTACAGAAATTCCGTTTAAGTTGAAATACGAATGACCTTTTGCCATTTCATTACAATCGAACATAATTTCTTCAGCAGCATCTAAGTTTCCTTTCTTTCTCGAATAAATTGGATAATCTTTTCCTTTTTCATATCGAGTTATGTAATAATAACCATTGTAAAAATAAGGAACAGATTCGTCATCTTCTTTAATCCTCGACTTCATTTCTTCAAATAAATCTTTTTGAAGTTGCTCAGTATGAGCCGTCATCTTTTTATAATAATCATTTTCTGCATTTAAGTATGCAATAACTTCTAGATTTTCTCTATCATTTAACCAATAATAATCGTCATTTCTAACATGTCCATGCTTTTCTAATGCATGAGGAATCTTTTTTGCTATTGGTGGTTGAATCGTATCTTTCATATTCTCTTCTTTATCTTTACAAGCGGTCGCAAAAATAAGAGAAAATGCCATTAAAGAGGTCATTTTTTTCATGAAGTTAAATTTTATATAACTGCTAATTTACTAATTTTGTAACTTAAATTTAAAATTTAACATTATGTTTGGAGACTTAATGGGTATGATGGGAAAAATCAAAGAAACCCAAGAAAAAGTTGAGGCTACTAAGAAACGCTTAGATACGGTTTTAATTGACGAAAAAAGTAGTGATGGTTTATTAGAAGTAACTTTAACTGCAAATCGAAAAATAAAAAACATTTCAATATCTGATAACTTATTGCAAGACAAAGAAATGCTCGAAGATTATTTGGTTAACACTTTGAACAAAGCTATTGAAAGAGCTACAAATGTAAACGAAACGGAATTAGCTGCTGTTGCCAAAGAAGGAATGCCAAATATTCCAGGAATGGATTTATTCAAATAAAAAAGAGGTTATTAAACCTCTTTTTTATTACATTTTCTCTAAAACTTCCAAAACATAATCATGCATTACTTGTCGGTAATCCATATGAGTAACCATTCTTAATTTTCCTTGCCCCATTGAACTGATTAAAATTCTTTTTTGCTTTAATTTTTCAATAAAAGACTTTTCGTCAATAGTTGGTTGCAATTTAAAAATTACAATATTTGTTTCAATTGGTTCAACTTCTTTAACCCAATCCTTTTTAACTAAAACTGAACCTAGTTCTTTTGCTTTTTGATGATCTTTTTCTAAACGCTCAATATTATTTTGCATGGCATATAAACCTGCAGCAGCTAAATAACCCGCTTGACGCATATTTCCTCCAAATAATTTACGAATACGCAATGCTTTCTTTATGTCTTCATTACTTCCTACTAAAACAGAACCAACAGGAGCTCCTAGGCCTTTCGATAAACAAACGGAAATAGTATCAAACATTTCTCCAAACTGCTTCGGTTGCTGATTTTTAGCTACCATTGCATTCCACAAGCGCGCTCCATCTAAATGATATTTTAATCCGTGTTTATTACAAACTTCTTTTATGACTTTTAATTCTTCAATTTCGTAGCAAGCTCCTCCACCTTTATTAGTCGTATTTTCTAAGCTTACTAATCGTGTAATTGGTGCATGGTAAAATTCGGGGTCATTTATAAACTGGGTAACTTGATTGGCAGTTATTTTTCCTCTGTTTCCATCTACTAAATGACAAGAAACACCACTATTTGCAGCAACTCCTCCACCTTCATATAAAAAAATATGTGACCATTTATCGCAAATAACTTCATCTCCTGGTTTTGTATGTAAACGAATAGCGGTTTGATTTGCCATTGTTCCACTAGGAAAAAACAAAGCAGCTTCTTTTCCAAATAATTCAGCAGTATAACGCTCTAGCTCATTAACTGTTGGGTCTTGTTTAAAGACATCATCACCAACTTTTGCGTTAAACATAACATCCAACATTTCTTGTGTTGGTTTAGTTACCGTATCACTAATTAAATTTATTTCCATATAATCGAAAGGAATATCTTACTTTTGTGACGTAAAACTACAATTTTTATGGTAAATACTGAACAAGTAAAGGATATTATTGATCGCCTTGGTGCGTTAAGGAGGTATCTTTGACATCGATAAGAAATTAATCGAAATTACAAACGAAGAAGAAAAAACATTAGCTCCTGGCTTTTGGGATAAACCAAAAGAAGCCGAAAAATTAGTCCGTGAAATCCGTTCAAAGAAGAAATGGGTAGACGATTATACTAAAGGAGTAGATATGGTGGAAGAACTCCAAATCATGTTAGATTTCCTAAAAGAAGGAGAAATTTCAGAAGAGGAAGTTGACGAATTATACCATAAAACCATTTCTCATATCGAAGATATTGAGTTTCGCAATATGCTTTCCGATGAAGCCGATAGTATGAGTGCTGTATTGCAAATTACTGCGGGTGCTGGTGGAACCGAAAGTTGTGATTGGGCTTCAATGTTAATGCGTATGTATTTAATGTGGGGCGAAAAACAAGGCTACAAAATTAAAGAATTAAACTTTCAAGAAGGTGATGTTGCCGGTATTAAAACCGTAACTTTAGAGTTTGAAGGCGATTTTGCTTTTGGTTATTTGAAAGGTGAAAATGGTGTACATCGTTTAGTGCGTATTTCTCCATTTGATAGCAATGCCAAACGTCATACATCATTCGTGTCAGTTTATGTTTACCCATTAGTTGATGATACTATCGAAATCGTGGTAAATCCTTCTGATATTGAAATTACAACTGCTCGTTCAAGTGGTGCTGGTGGACAAAATGTTAATAAAGTGGAAACCAAAGTACAATTGGTTCACAAACCAACAGGAATTCAAATTCAATGTTCTGAAACGCGTTCGCAACACGATAACCGTGAAAGAGCGATGCAAATGTTAAAGTCGCAATTATATGAAATTGAGATGAAAAAACGTTTGGAACAACGTGCTGATATCGAAGCCGGAAAAATGAAAATCGAATGGGGTTCGCAAATTCGTAATTATGTCATGCATCCTTATAAATTGGTAAAAGATGTTAGATCAGGTTATGAAAGTAGCGATGTTGATGCCGTAATGAACGGAGAAATTGATGAATTCTTAAAAGCTTATCTGATGATGATGGGACAAAAAGAGGAAGAATAAAAATTAAAAATAGTTAAAAATCCAAACTTCAAGTTTGGATTTTTTTATTTGCTTATATCTACATCGATTTCGTATTTTAGCACACCGATAAAATTAACCAACACAAAATGGATTTAAATTTCAACAAAAACGAAGATCATAATAAATTATTAGTTTCTGACTTACGTAGCCGATTTGCCAAAGTAAAATTAGGTGGCGGACAAAAACGTATCGATAAATTACATGCGGAAGGTAAAATGACAGCGCGTGAACGTATCGATTATTTATTAGATGATAAAAAAAGTAGTATTGAAATTGGAGCCTTTGTTGGAGAAGGAATGTATGAAGAACATGGAGGTTGTCCATCTGGTGGTGTTGTGGTTAAAATGGGCTACATTCAAGGAAAGCAATGTATTGTTGTTGCAAATGATGCTACCGTTAAAGCTGGAGCTTGGTTTCCAATTACTGGAAAGAAAAACCTTAGAGCACAAGAAATTGCTATTGAAAATAGATTACCAATTATATACTTAGTAGATTCTGCTGGTGTTTATTTACCTATGCAAGATGAAATTTTTCCAGATAAAGAACATTTCGGAAGAATTTTTCGTAACAATGCCATAATGAGTAGTATGGGAATTACTCAAATTGCAGCCGTTATGGGAAGCTGTGTAGCTGGAGGTGCTTATTTACCTATTATGAGTGATGAAGCTTTAATTGTTGATAAAACTGGAAGTATTTTCTTAGCAGGAAGTTATTTAGTTAAAGCTGCTATTGGCGAAAGTATCGATAATGAAACTTTAGGTGGAGCAACAACGCACTGTGAGATTTCAGGTGTTACCGATTTTAAAGCAAAAGATGACAAAGATGCTTTAGACAGAATTAAATCGGTTGTGGGGAAAATTGGTGATTATGATAAAGCTGGATATAACAGAATAAAAGCTGAAAAACCTGCTGAAAAAGAAGAAGATATTTACGGAATCTTACCAAAATCTCGTTCTGATCAATACGATATGATGGAAATCATCAAACGCTTAGTAGACAATTCTGAATTTGATGAATATAAAGCTGGTTACGGACAAACGATTATCACTGGTTATGCTCGTATCGATGGTTGGGCTGTAGGAATAATTGCTAACCAACGTAAGATTGTAAAAACAACTGGAGCCAAAACAAAACCAAGCGAAATGCAGTTTGGTGGTGTTATTTATTCAGATTCTGCGGATAAAGCCACGCGTTTTATAGCAAATTGTAATCAAAAGAAAATTCCTTTAGTATTCTTACAAGATGTAACTGGATTCATGGTTGGAAGTAAATCTGAACATGGTGGCATTATTAAAGATGGTGCTAAAATGGTAAATGCAGTTTCGAATTCAGTTGTACCAAAATTCACGGTTGTTGTTGGAAATTCTTATGGTGCAGGCAATTACGCTATGTGTGGAAAAGCATACGACCCAAGGTTAATCTTTGCTTGGCCAAGTGCAGAACTAGCTGTAATGGGTGGTGCTCAAGCTGCAAAAGTATTATTACAAATTGAAGCAGCTTCATTAAAGAAATCAGGTGAAGAATTAACACCAGAAAAAGAAGCCGAATTATTCAATAAAATTAAAGCTCGTTACGATAACCAAGTTTCACCTTATTACGCAGCTGCACGTTTATGGACAGATGCAGTAATTGATCCATTAGAAACACGCACATGGATATCTATGGGAATTGAAGCTGCTAACCACGCTCCTATCGAAAAACCATTTAATTTAGGGGTTATTCAGGTATAATTTACTATTTTGTAATCTTTTAATATAGTTTTATACAATATTTATTGAAAAAATTTAATTTTTTAAAAGGATAAAATATTTCATTTAAATCATTTTATCCTTTTAATTTTAAATTAATTTTCACAACATTTAACAGTTTTTTTGTTAAATTTTATTCATTTACAAAATACTTACTTTATCATTTTAACATTTTTTTTATATTTACCTAACATTCAACGTTTTAAATATGAGAAAAATTTTACTGCTTTCACTATCAATAATACTATTTATTGGGTGTCAAAAAGATGAAACTAACCCAACCGAGAATCTCACTACAGGAAAAGTTACTGGTACTGTTCTCTCTAATAATGGCCAACAAAGTATCGGAGGAGCATTAATTTTTTCATTTGATGATGATCATGAATTAATCTATACTCGTTCTGACGAAAATGGTCAATTTGTTTTACAGTTACCAACTGGAAATAGAGAAATACATATTCAAACTGGAGATGGTTCAAATTTTAGAACAAATTTTTCTGTAGATATTCAAAAAGATATAACATTAACTATCGATGGAGAACAATCTAAGCTCAATCAAGTAGCTAATATTGCTTATGTTTCTGGTTCTTTTGATGTAATTGAAGATTTAATTTCAAACTTAGGTTACAATGCTACTCAAATAAGTTTTAGTGACTTAGCTGATTATAATATTGTCTCTCAATATGATATCATATTTTTGAACTGTGGCTCTAGAAATGCTTCTATGGCTTCTTTAAACAATACGATTGATGTTAATCTTGCACAATTTGTAACTAACGGAGGAAGTCTTTATGCTTCTGATTGGGATCTAGCTTATTTAATGGGTGGTACATCTAATGTTACTGGGTGTAATATGCCAGGTGGATTTATTCCAGATACTATGCTTTGTTCTGCAACTTCAGGAACTTCTGGTTTTTATAATGGAGTACAAATTGTAGATCCTCTTTTAGCAAGTTCGGTTGGTTTTTCAAGTTTTGATTTGGAATACGACTTAGGTGGTTGGCAACAAATTCAAATGTATGATAGTAATTATTGGACTTGTTTAGTTGAATTGAATTCACAAGCCTTGATGCTAAAAACAGATAGTTTCTTTGATTCTTCATTAGTGACAAACCCAGTTGGTAATGACACTAACGATGAATGGGTAACTATTTGCCATATTCCACCAGGAAACCAAAACAATCCAATTACAATTACGATTAATCAAAGTGCTTTAAATGCACATTTAGCACATGGTGATACTTTAGGAAGTTGTGACGCTAATTCAAATGGAGGTACAATTTATTACACAACTTTCCATAATCATGCTAGTGGAAATATTGGAAATTCGGAAGCAATTTTAAATTATGTTATTTTAAATTTATAATTTAACTTTGCATATACATAATTAAACGCTCTTTATGAGCGTTTTTTTATTCTTATGAATAGTAAATTCCAACATTTTAAATCCAATATTTCAGGTATCACTTTACCTGAAAAATTTACGTTTCCATTTTACTATGAACCGCATCCATTAAGTGAAATAGCAGCTAAAGAACTACAAGAATATCTAGAAAATCAAACCGATTTCGAGCACAACTTTGGCTTAGAAGAGAATCAGGAAGGTTTAGTCATTGGAAAAATGTTTGGGGTTTTAGTTTGTCAAGATGAAAATGGTAATTTAGGCTATTTATGGGGCGTTTCTGGAAAATTAGCCGATAGTAATCTTCACGACAAATTTGTTCCGCCTGTTTTTGATATGTTGACGCAAGACAGTTTTTTCAAACAAGAAGAAGCTATTTTAAATCAATACAATCGAAAGATTGAAGAACTAGAAAAAAGTCAGGAATTAGTTGAAACCAAAGAAAGTTTAAAGCAAACTGAATTTGATGCTAAAACAGATATTCAACGTCAAAAGCAACGCATTAAAGATTTAAAAAAGAAACGTGATGAAAAGCGTACTTCTTTTGAAAATTTATCACCAACAGAAATTGAGCAACTAGAATTTGAACTTTCTGAAGAAAGTAAAAAAGAAAGTATTTTGTTGAAGAAAATGACAAAATATTGGAATTTAACTGTTGAAAGTCGAAAGTTAAAAGTCGAAAGTCTTCAAAGAGAAATAGATAAATTAAAATTAGAAAGAGCTTCAAAATCATCTGAATTACAACAAAAACTTTTTGGAAAATACAAATTTTTAAATATTTCGAAGAGAACTAAATCGGTTGGGGAGATTTTCGATAACAATCCACCTGCTGGTGCTGGTGAATGTGCAGCTCCTAAATTATTACACTACGCTTTCAACCATAATTTAACACCAATTGCTTTAGCTGAATTTTGGTGGGGACAATCGCCAAAATCAGAAGTTCGAAAACACAAACAGTTTTATCCGGCATGTCAAAGTAAGTGCAAACCAATTCTAGCGCATATGTTAGATGGAATTGAAATGGACGAAAATCCTCTTTTAGAAAATCCTGCCGAAGGAAAAGATATTGAAATAGTTTTTGAAGACGATTATTTAGCGGTTATCAATAAACCAGCCGAATTTCTATCGGTTCCGGGTAAAAACATTCAGGATTCGGTTTTTGAACGTGTAAAAAATCGTTATCCAGAAGCCTCAGGACCGCTAATTGTGCATCGTTTAGATATGTCTACTTCTGGTTTATTACTAATTGCAAAATCAGATGAAGTTTATAAAAATCTACAATCGCAATTCATTAAACGAACGGTTAAAAAGCGTTACGTTGCTTTATTAGACGGAATTGTAAAACAACCTGAAGGTAGTATCAATTTGCCTTTGCGTGTAGATTTAGACAATCGCCCGAATCAATTGGTTTGTTATGAATATGGAAAACCAGCTGAAACGCATTTTAAAGTCATCGAAATTAAAAATAAAAAAACACGCATTCACTTCTTCCCTATTACAGGCCGAACACATCAATTGCGTGTGCATGCTTCGCATAGTTTAGGGTTGAATTGCTCAATTGTTGGCGATGATTTATATGGAACAAAAGCCGATAGATTACATCTTCATGCGGAAGAAATTACATTTACACATCCTATTTCAAAAGAAATTTTAACTATTTTTAAAGAAGCTGAGTTTTAATTGTAACGTATTTTTACAATTGACAACTTATTATCAAAACGTAACATAATGAAAAAACTACTTTATCTATCAATTCTAGTTATTGGTTTACAACAAATTTCAGCTCAAAATTTTACACGTAGGGATTCTTTACAGGGAGGTTTACGTTTTGAACGTACTAGTTTTGATGTATTGCGTTATGATTTAAATATCAAAATAAATCCAGAAGAGAAAAGTATTGTAGGTCACAATGATATTACTTTTAAAGTAATTGAACCAACACAAAAAATTCAATTGGACTTGTTCGATAATATGAATGTAGATTCAATTGTTTGGAACAATCAAAAGTTGAGTTATAAAAGAGATTATGATGCTGTATTTATAAGTTTTCCGAGTAAATTAACTCAAAAATCAACTGAAAAAGTTCGTTTTTACTATTCTGGAAATCCTAAAGTAGCTAAAAATGCGCCATGGGATGGCGGATTCGTTTTCAAAAAAGATAGTAATGGAAAAGATTTCATTGGCGTTGCTGTACAAGGAACTGGTGCTAGTTTGTGGTATCCTGTAAAAGATTCTCAAACAGATGAGCCTGATAACGGCGCTTTAATTAAAGTTGCGGTTCCAAATGGATTAATGAATGTTTCAAACGGAAGGTTTAAGGGTTCTGAGGATTTAGGAAATGGTTATACGCGTTGGGATTGGGAAGTAAAAAATCCAATTAATAATTATGACATAACTGTAAATATTGCTGATTACGCTCATATTCATGACAATCACAATGGTTTAGATATTGATTATTATGTTCTAAAAGAAAATGAAGAAACCGCTAAAAAACATTTTGAGGAAGATGTAAAAACCATGCTAGA contains:
- a CDS encoding RluA family pseudouridine synthase, producing the protein MNSKFQHFKSNISGITLPEKFTFPFYYEPHPLSEIAAKELQEYLENQTDFEHNFGLEENQEGLVIGKMFGVLVCQDENGNLGYLWGVSGKLADSNLHDKFVPPVFDMLTQDSFFKQEEAILNQYNRKIEELEKSQELVETKESLKQTEFDAKTDIQRQKQRIKDLKKKRDEKRTSFENLSPTEIEQLEFELSEESKKESILLKKMTKYWNLTVESRKLKVESLQREIDKLKLERASKSSELQQKLFGKYKFLNISKRTKSVGEIFDNNPPAGAGECAAPKLLHYAFNHNLTPIALAEFWWGQSPKSEVRKHKQFYPACQSKCKPILAHMLDGIEMDENPLLENPAEGKDIEIVFEDDYLAVINKPAEFLSVPGKNIQDSVFERVKNRYPEASGPLIVHRLDMSTSGLLLIAKSDEVYKNLQSQFIKRTVKKRYVALLDGIVKQPEGSINLPLRVDLDNRPNQLVCYEYGKPAETHFKVIEIKNKKTRIHFFPITGRTHQLRVHASHSLGLNCSIVGDDLYGTKADRLHLHAEEITFTHPISKEILTIFKEAEF
- a CDS encoding acyl-CoA carboxylase subunit beta; the protein is MDLNFNKNEDHNKLLVSDLRSRFAKVKLGGGQKRIDKLHAEGKMTARERIDYLLDDKKSSIEIGAFVGEGMYEEHGGCPSGGVVVKMGYIQGKQCIVVANDATVKAGAWFPITGKKNLRAQEIAIENRLPIIYLVDSAGVYLPMQDEIFPDKEHFGRIFRNNAIMSSMGITQIAAVMGSCVAGGAYLPIMSDEALIVDKTGSIFLAGSYLVKAAIGESIDNETLGGATTHCEISGVTDFKAKDDKDALDRIKSVVGKIGDYDKAGYNRIKAEKPAEKEEDIYGILPKSRSDQYDMMEIIKRLVDNSEFDEYKAGYGQTIITGYARIDGWAVGIIANQRKIVKTTGAKTKPSEMQFGGVIYSDSADKATRFIANCNQKKIPLVFLQDVTGFMVGSKSEHGGIIKDGAKMVNAVSNSVVPKFTVVVGNSYGAGNYAMCGKAYDPRLIFAWPSAELAVMGGAQAAKVLLQIEAASLKKSGEELTPEKEAELFNKIKARYDNQVSPYYAAARLWTDAVIDPLETRTWISMGIEAANHAPIEKPFNLGVIQV
- a CDS encoding carboxypeptidase-like regulatory domain-containing protein, giving the protein MRKILLLSLSIILFIGCQKDETNPTENLTTGKVTGTVLSNNGQQSIGGALIFSFDDDHELIYTRSDENGQFVLQLPTGNREIHIQTGDGSNFRTNFSVDIQKDITLTIDGEQSKLNQVANIAYVSGSFDVIEDLISNLGYNATQISFSDLADYNIVSQYDIIFLNCGSRNASMASLNNTIDVNLAQFVTNGGSLYASDWDLAYLMGGTSNVTGCNMPGGFIPDTMLCSATSGTSGFYNGVQIVDPLLASSVGFSSFDLEYDLGGWQQIQMYDSNYWTCLVELNSQALMLKTDSFFDSSLVTNPVGNDTNDEWVTICHIPPGNQNNPITITINQSALNAHLAHGDTLGSCDANSNGGTIYYTTFHNHASGNIGNSEAILNYVILNL